A stretch of Argiope bruennichi chromosome 10, qqArgBrue1.1, whole genome shotgun sequence DNA encodes these proteins:
- the LOC129989067 gene encoding gastrula zinc finger protein XlCGF7.1-like has product MEASVDTNGEHLVTNLCDKELDTGIDVQTVACTDKKHFACDFCGRIFSQKRYLMEHSHIHSNVKLYSCNICNKEFTQKNNLKRHYQIHTNEKSYSCEVCSKKFSRKLYLSCHMRTHTNEKPYSCNVCNKEFTQKINLNEHYRTHTNEKPYSCDVCNKQFAFKSNFNNHYRTHTNEKPYSCDVCCKAFSHKSSLKVHHLTHTNERLFSCDECNKQFLQKSHLNDHLRTHSKPFACEFCSKKFSRRNYLYQHLHIHEKEKPFACDM; this is encoded by the coding sequence ATGGAGGCTTCTGTTGACACAAATGGAGAACATTTAGTTACTAATCTGTGTGATAAAGAACTGGATACTGGTATAGATGTTCAAACTGTAGCTTGCACGGATAAGAAACATTTTGCATGTGATTTCTGTGGTAGGATATTTTCTCAGAAACGATATTTAATGGAACATTCTCATATTCACTCAAACGTAAAACTTTACTCTTGTAATATATGCAATAAAGAATTtactcagaaaaataatttaaaacgccATTATCaaattcatacaaatgaaaaatccTATTCTTGTGAAGTATGTAGCAAGAAATTTTCTCGGAAATTGTATTTAAGTTGCCATATGCGTAcccatacaaatgaaaaaccctATTCTTGTAATGTGTGCAATAAGGAATttactcaaaaaattaatttaaatgagcaTTATCGAACTCATACGAATGAAAAACCATATTCTTGTGATGTATGCAACAAACAGTTCgcttttaaatctaattttaacaatcattatcgtactcatacaaatgaaaagccTTATTCTTGTGATGTTTGTTGTAAAGCATTTTCAcataaaagttctttaaaagtCCATCATTTAACTCATACAAATGAAAGACTCTTCTCTTGTGATGAATGCAATAAACAGTTTTTgcaaaaatctcatttaaatgaTCATTTACGTACTCATTCAAAACCTTTTGCTTGTGAATTTTGCAGTAAAAAGTTTTCTCGAAGAAATTATTTGTATCAGCATCTTCATATTCATGAAAAGGAGAAACCTTTTGCTTGTGATatgtaa
- the LOC129989064 gene encoding gastrula zinc finger protein XlCGF8.2DB-like: MMETSIETNEHLVTNLCDKELDTGIDVQTVACTDKKHFACDVCGRIFSQKRYLVKHSRSHSNVKLYSCHVCNKEFSEKFNLNRHYQIHTNENSYSCEVCSKIFSQKSYLSNHMRTHANEKPYSCNVCNKEFTQKINLIEHYRTHTNEKPYSCDVCNKQFTHKSNLNKHYRSHTNEKPYSCDVCHKEFSHKHYLKHHYITHTNVKPYSCDVCSKEFSQKRYLKDHYRTHTNEKPYSCDMCNKQFSQRTDLNKHLGTHTNEKPFSCDVCNKQFSRKDNLYQHLHIHEKEKPSVCDM; encoded by the coding sequence ATGATGGAAACTTCTATTGAGACAAATGAACATTTAGTTACTAATCTCTGTGATAAAGAACTGGATACTGGTATAGATGTTCAAACTGTAGCTTGCACGGATAAGAAACATTTTGCATGTGATGTCTGTGGTAGGATATTTTCTCAGAAACGATATTTAGTGAAACATTCTCGCAGTCACTCAAACGTAAAACTTTACTCCTGTCATGTAtgcaataaagaattttctgagaaatttaatttgaatcgaCATTATCaaattcatacaaatgaaaaCTCCTATTCTTGTGAAGTATGTAGCaaaattttttctcagaaatcTTATTTAAGTAACCATATGCGTACCCATGCAAATGAAAAACCCTATTCTTGTAATGTGTGCAATAAGGAATttactcaaaaaattaatttaattgagcATTATCGAACTCATACGAATGAAAAACCATATTCTTGTGATGTATGCAATAAACAGTTTACtcataaatctaatttaaacaaacattatcgttctcatacaaatgaaaagccTTATTCGTGTGATGTTTGTCATAAAGAATTTTcacataaacattatttaaaacacCATTATATAACTCATACAAATGTAAAACCTTATTCTTGTGATGTGTGCAGTAAAGAATTTTCCCAGAAACGTTATTTAAAAGATCATTATCgtactcatacaaatgaaaaaccttaTTCTTGTGATATGTGCAATAAGCAATTTTCGCAAAgaactgatttaaataaacatttaggtactcatacaaatgaaaaaccatTTTCTTGTGATGTATGCAATAAACAGTTTTCTCGAAAGGATAATTTGTATCAGCATCTTCATATTCATGAAAAGGAGAAACCTTCTGTTTGTGATATGTAA